A segment of the Cohnella algarum genome:
CCACCCTGAAGAAGAGCACGGAATCCAAACGCGGCGGACGGGGCGGACGTCGATCGTAATACCCGACCCCTCATTTTTATAGAAGTTTTATAGCAGCAACCAGATAACCGTCGGCTCGGCTGGCGGTTTTTCGCGTTTTCGGGAGCGTTCCGCGCAAGCCGAACGGCGGATGGCGATTCTTTCATTTATAACGGTTAAAAGTTTTTAACGAAAACCCGGATCGGGAGCGATCCGGGTTTTCTCTATTTCGAGGGCATCCGGCACGGCAGCGAAAAAAGAGGGCGTTTTGCGGTCGCCAATTGCCGTCGGATGGAGGCGTTTTCCTCTCCGGCATTCGACGGAAGGCATCGCAGGCGTCCGCTCGCGGAAGCCGTTTCCCCAACTCCGGCGCGGATTTGCCGGTTGCCGAACGGCGTCGCCGCCGCCTCGCGCCCGCTGTCGGAAAAAACTTTTGCTTCGCCAACGGCTTCTGACAAACTTCATGAAACGCCGCTCCTATAATTAGAGGCACACTCTTTGGAAAACGAGGTGCTCATTGATGATCAAGCAGTCCGTCATTCCCTTCGTGCCGCGCCAGCAGCAAAATCCAAATTCCGATGAGAACAAAAAGGAGAGACGATGGAAATTCAATTTGCGGAATCCGCGAAAAAAACCGGCGCCGTCCCGGCCCGGAGATCGCGCCTTGGTCGGTTTGTTTCAGCGTTATCGATGGGCATTGCTCGTCGTTGCCGTCGGTTTTTTGCTCGGGCGAGCGGTTATGCTGGAAGGGCTCGCGCCTTTTGCGGCCGCCTTCTTCGCCGTCGTGCTGTACACGCGCAGAGACTTGGCCGTGTGGGCCGCGGCGGGGGCGTTCGCGGGGAGCTTCTGGTCGCTTTCGGGGGAGCCGGCGGTCATCGCCGCGGAGATCGGCATCGTCTATCTGCTTGTCCGAGCGCTGGAGGCGTACGAGCGAGCGGATCTGTCCCACGCTCCGGTCGTCGTGTTTACTTCGACGCTACTGGTCCGCCTCTTTGCGACGGTCATGACGGAGACGTCGGCCGGCTGGCTGCCGTACGCGCTCACGGCGGTGGAGGCGGGACTTGCGTTCGTGCTGACGCTGCTGTTCCTGCACGCCCTGCCCGTCTTGTCCCGGCCCGCGAGAAAATCCCGCCTGCGCCACGAGGAGTGGGTGGGACTGATGATCCTGGCCGCCTCGGTGCTGACGGGCGTCGTCGGCTGGGCCGTCTACGGCGTTTCGCTGGAGATGCTGCTGTCCCGCTACGCGGTCGTGCTGGTCGCGCTTGCCGCCGGTCCTTTGGTCGGCACTTCCGCGGGGGTGATCGCCGGCATTATTTTGAGTCTTTCGGATTTGAGCGCCGTTTCGCAGATCGGCATTTTGGCCTTCGGAGGGCTGATGGCCGGGTTGATCCGACAGGGCGGAAAGCCCGCGGTCGCGTTCGGCCTGCTGCTGGGCACTTCGATGTTGTCGCTCTACGAAGGGCAGGCCCAGACGACGATGGCCTCGGTCTGGGCGTCCGTAGCCGCTTCCGTCCTGTTGTTCGCAACGCCCCGGAAGTGGATCGACTCTATTGCAGGATATGTGCCGGGGACGGCGGATTATGCCCAAAATCAACAGGACTACGCAAAAAAAGTCCGGGACTTGACCGCGGAGCGGGTCGAGCGGTTCTCGGAGGTGTTCCGCCAGCTGGCCGGCAGCTTCCGCCAGATCACGTATGCCGGAGAGACGGCCCGCAGCGAACGGGATTTCGAACATTTTATCAATACGGTGCACGAGACGAATTGCCAGAGCTGCCATCGGAGGTGGCAGTGCTGGGACGGACAGTTTTTTCAAACCTACAAATTGCTGACGGACATGATGAGCGCGGTGGAAACGGATCCGGAGCTCGCCGCTTCCCATCTGCCCAAGCCGTGGACGCGGCATTGCGTCAAAACCCCGCAGGTGCTGGAGGTGCTCAAGCGGCAATACGACTTGTACCGCCACGACCAACACTGGCGGCGCCAGGTGCAGGACAGCCGGCTGCTGGTCGCCGAGCAGCTGTCGGGCGTCTCCCAGGTCATGGACGACCTGGTGAAGGAAATCCGCAGGGAAGCGAAGGAGCTGAGCCGGCAGGAGGAGCAGATTCGGGAAGCGCTCGATGGCTTGGGGCTGGCGATTCAACGCATCGATATCATTAATCTGGAGGAGGGACAGGTCGAGATTGAAATGATCCATGCGTTCCGGCCGGGGTACGACGAGTGCCGGAAAATGATCGCGCCGCTGCTTAGCGACATCCTCGGCGAAAGCATTTCGGTGCGAAGCGAGCGCGTGGCGGAAGGACCGGGGAAGTGGACGACCGTCACGTTCGGTTCTGCGAAGGCGTTCGAAGTGACGACCGGGGTGGCCGCGGCGGCCAAGGACGGCGACCTGCTGTCCGGCGACAGCTTCAGCATGACGGAGCTGGGGAGCGGCAAGTTCGCGGTATCCATCAGCGACGGCATGGGCAACGGGGCGCGGGCGAGGCTCGAAAGCAGCGCGGCGCTGTCGATGCTGGAGCAGCTGCTGCAATCGGGCATCAACGAGCGGGTGGCGATCAAGTCGGTCAACTCGATTTTGCTGCTGCGCTCGCCCGAGGAAATGTTCGCGACGGTCGATCTCGCGCTGATCGACCTGTACACGGCGCAGGCGACGCTGCTGAAGATCGGTTCGACGCCGAGCTTCATCAAGCGCGGGCGCGAAATCATTCCGATCGCGGCGAACAACCTGCCGATCGGAATCCTGCAGGACATCGAGGTCGACTTCCTGCAGATCGATCTGGAGCCCGGCGATACGCTCATCATGATGACGGACGGCATCATCGACGCCCCGGGACACGCGATCAACAAGGAAATGTGGATGAAGCGGGTGCTTCAGGAAATCGCGAGCGACGACCCGCAGGAAATCGCGGACGCGCT
Coding sequences within it:
- the spoIIE gene encoding stage II sporulation protein E, with amino-acid sequence MIKQSVIPFVPRQQQNPNSDENKKERRWKFNLRNPRKKPAPSRPGDRALVGLFQRYRWALLVVAVGFLLGRAVMLEGLAPFAAAFFAVVLYTRRDLAVWAAAGAFAGSFWSLSGEPAVIAAEIGIVYLLVRALEAYERADLSHAPVVVFTSTLLVRLFATVMTETSAGWLPYALTAVEAGLAFVLTLLFLHALPVLSRPARKSRLRHEEWVGLMILAASVLTGVVGWAVYGVSLEMLLSRYAVVLVALAAGPLVGTSAGVIAGIILSLSDLSAVSQIGILAFGGLMAGLIRQGGKPAVAFGLLLGTSMLSLYEGQAQTTMASVWASVAASVLLFATPRKWIDSIAGYVPGTADYAQNQQDYAKKVRDLTAERVERFSEVFRQLAGSFRQITYAGETARSERDFEHFINTVHETNCQSCHRRWQCWDGQFFQTYKLLTDMMSAVETDPELAASHLPKPWTRHCVKTPQVLEVLKRQYDLYRHDQHWRRQVQDSRLLVAEQLSGVSQVMDDLVKEIRREAKELSRQEEQIREALDGLGLAIQRIDIINLEEGQVEIEMIHAFRPGYDECRKMIAPLLSDILGESISVRSERVAEGPGKWTTVTFGSAKAFEVTTGVAAAAKDGDLLSGDSFSMTELGSGKFAVSISDGMGNGARARLESSAALSMLEQLLQSGINERVAIKSVNSILLLRSPEEMFATVDLALIDLYTAQATLLKIGSTPSFIKRGREIIPIAANNLPIGILQDIEVDFLQIDLEPGDTLIMMTDGIIDAPGHAINKEMWMKRVLQEIASDDPQEIADALLQTAMRQYPGGSVRDDMTVVVTKIARREPEWAAFRWPGLDRLERSRTVS